In Streptomyces liangshanensis, the DNA window GTCGACGGCGGTGACGTGCGCGTCGGGGAAGCGGGCGAGGAGCGCGAAGGTGCCGGCGCCGGTGCCGCATCCCAGATCCACGATCCGGCGCGGTGCGCTCCTCAGCGGCAGCCAGGCGATGAGGGACGCGGTGTGCTCGGCGAGCACCTCGGCGTCCAGGTCGAGGATCTCCGCCTGTCCGCTGTCGCCGCCGTGTTCGTGGTGGTCGGGGTGGGGGGTGTGCTGGTGGGTGTGGGCCATGGCGTGACCGTAAGCCCGTCATGCGCCGTACGCGAGACTCTTTGCGCCGTACGCAAGAAGGTGGCTCCGCACGCTGCCCGGCGCGCAAGATCACCCGCCGGACGGGCCCTGGTCGCCCGCGCCCTGGAAGCCTCCGCAGTCGGCTTCCGTACCGTCGGCGCCGGCCGCCTTCTGGTGGCCGCGGCGGGCGTCGCGGTCGAAGATGCCCATGATCTCGCACGGCCCGCCCTCGGCCCCGATGGCGTGCGGCGTCATGGTGGGGAACTCGGCGGCCTGGTTGGTGTCGACGCGAAATCGCCGGTGGCCGAGCATGAGGACGGCGGTGCCGGACAGCACGACGAGCCATTCGCGGCCGGGGTGCGCGCGCATGCGGGCGGGGTTGTCGGGCGGCGGGTCGGTCAGCCGCTGACGCATCACGCTCATGCCCGCGTCGCCCTTCATGGGCCAGCGCATCAGCCCGTGGGTGACGTCGATCATCGGGCTGATCACGACGTCGTCGGCGGCGTTCGCCACGAGCTGGTCCAGCGTGGTGTCCAGCGCGCGGGCGAGGGTGACGAGCTGGTCCAGGGCGAGGCGGCGCGGACCGTTCTCGATGCGGCTCAGCGAGGACTGGCTGAGGTTGGCGCGCCCGGCCAGCTCCTCCAGCGACCACCCCTGCGCGACGCGCAGCGCGCGGATCCGCTTGCGTACGAGGCTGTCCAGCTGCGCGTCTTCCTGCGTCATAGGCGTCACGCTATGCCGTGAACGCAACGCGGACCGAGGCATGTCGGGGGTCGCGACGCCCGTGCGCCGGCGGCCGACCCGCGCGCATCACCGCTCGCGGTCAGGACAGTCGCGCACCGTCAGGTGCCGCCGCTGCCACCACTGCCGCCAGCGCCGTCAGCGCCGTCGCGCAGGGAGCGGGCCATGCTCCGCAGGATCCGGAACGCGTCCGACCGCTCGGCCTCGGTCAGGCCGGCCAGCATCCTCAACTCGACGGCCCTGACCGCCGCGGACGCCGTCTCCAGGCTCCGCCGCCCCGAAGCCGTGAGCCGCGCCGGGAGAACCTTCCCGACAGGAGCCGCCGCGGGGCGGGTCACGTAGCCGTCCCGCTCCAGGGTCTGGAGCAGCACGTTCATCGACTGCCGGGTCACGAACGCGCCGCGCGCGAGCTCGGAGTTGGACAAGCCCGGGCGCTGGGCGAGCAGTTCGAGGCAGGAGTAGTGCGTCACCGTCATCCCGAGGGGTCGCAGCACCTCCTCCATGGCCGTACGCAGGGCGCTCGAAGCCTCTTTCAGCAGGTAGCCGAGGGAGGTGTCCAGGTCGACGCCGGGACCGCTTTGACTCATGTCAGTATTCTGACATACCGTGGTTCGTGTCAGGAATCTGACACGAGAGGAGCACCACCATGCCCGTCACCGGCCCCGACTTCATCTCGCTCCAGGCGCGCGACCTCGACGCGTCGCAGGCGTTCTACGAGCAGTACCTCGGCCTCGTCCGCTCACCGGCGGGCCCGCCGCACGCCGTCGTCTTCAAGACCGCGCCGATCGCGTTCGCCCTCCGCGCGGTCGTCCCCGGCACGGATCTCGCATCGGCCCCCCGGCCCGGCATCGGCGCGGCGATCTGGCTCCACGCCACCGACGTCCAGGCCATCCACGACGCCCTCGGCGCCGACGGCCACACCATCGTCTCCGCCCCGGCCGACGGCCCCTTCGGCCGCACGTTCACCTTCGCCGACCCCGACGGCTACCACGTCACACTGCACGACCGCACCTGACGACCCCCAAGGCGAGAACGCGTCCCTCCACGGGGCCCATGCGGGCCTAGAGCTGTCCGGCCGATCACCGATCATGGCGTCGTAGGCTCCAGGACATGCACAGCACCCTGACGGAGCACGCCCGGTGTCTCTACGGAGACGAGTACCGACCCACGCCGGAGTGCGCCCAGGAACACCGGGAGCACTACTTCGTCGAGGAGCTGACCTTCGCGGACGCGGACAAGATCCTCGCCATGCTGCGTAAGCTCAGTCCGCAGGTGGTTGACGGCCACTTGCCGGTCTGGGTCCGGAATCTGGCCTATCGGCTGGTGCTGTTGCAGCGACCGGACGAGCCCGCGCTGATGCGCCAGGCCGCCGAGAACCTGTGGCTGCACGGACCGGACTGGGACAACATCGCGGCAGACCTGACAAAGCGGGCGGACGCCCTGGAAGCCGGCTGACCACACGGCGACGGGTCGGTCACCCTGGTGGTGACGATCCTGACGGCTCCACTTTCAGGTGTCATCGCGGTCGTCCCACGGAAGTTCCGGGTCGCCCACGGCCGGACTGAGAACGTGCCGGGCCAGGACGCGTCGCTTGGCCTCGACCCTTCGCAGGACGCGGGCCGGGCCGCGCAGAGCCACGTGCAGGGTTCGGCCTCCTCGTCCAGCCGTGCCTTGAGGAACGCCACCAGGGACGCGCCGGCTCGCCCGGCTGTTCGGGGTCTCGAAGCAGGTGCGGCGCGCCGACCCCCGGTGCCGTTCACAGCAGCTACGGGTGCGTGACCGGTACGGCTCCGCGGGCGGGCGGACCCGGAGGCGGGGACCGGGTCCTAGGCGCGAGTGGGGCGGTCCGGGCCGGGGGTCAGTACGCGGGCAAGGGCCGCCCTGCCCGCGGGGCCCCAGGCCGGTTTGCCGCCCGGGAGGCCCTGTTCGCCGTTCTGGCCCATGAGGACGAGGAACAGGCTCTTCATGGCGGCCAGCCCCCGGGCACGCCGGATCGTCGCCTCGTCCGCCCGCCCGTACGCCGCGAAGAACCGTGGGCCCACCCCCGCCGGAAGCAGCAGCCAAGCGGCCGCCAGGTCCCACGCCGGATCGCCGGCGAACAGGGCGTCGAAGTCGATCACCCCCGAGAGCGTCCCGTCGGAGACGACGACGTTCGCGGGGTGGAGGTCACCGTGCACCCAGACCAACGGGCCCTCCCACGCGGGGGCCGCGACGGCGTCGTCCCAAACGGCCCGCACAGCCGGGGCGTCGGCGGCGGGACCGAGCCCGCCGGGGGCGATGGATCGCAGGAAGTGCTCGAAGCCGTCGGTGCAGTCCTTGGGGTGCCCGCCACGGTCCGAACTGGCCGGCGCGTCGGCGGGCGCCTCCGCGTGCAGCGCCCGGAGGAAGCCCGCCAGCGCGTCGGCCGCGTGGTCGCCACGGCTGATCGAGGCGGTGTCCAGCGGCTCACCGTGAACCCACGCCGTCACGCTCCACGGCCGCGGAAAGCGCGCGGACGGTACGCCGACGCGCACCGGCGTCGGAACCGGCAGCGGAAGTCGGGGCGCCAGGACGGGCAACCACCGGCATTCCTTGCGCAGCAGGTCCGACACGCTCTCCATGCGCGGCATGCGCACGGCCAGCTCGTCCCCGAGCCGCCACATCTGGTTCCCCCACCCACCCGCCACCTCGCGGACGGGCAGCCCCGCGAGGTCGGGATGCTGCTCCCTGAGAAGCTCGCGCACCAGCCCAGCCGTGATCTCGATCCCGGAGTCGCTCATGCGACAACGTTACGCAAGACACCCAGCCGGACCCAGGTGGTACTCGAATCCCAGGTACACCGCGCCGGCCGCCCCCCAGCACAGCGCGCTCGCGCTCGCGCTCACCACGGCTATCAGCACTCTCAGTTCCCTGTTCCCCATGGCCGGGAGCGTAGATCGAATGTTCGGCTAACCGTCGTCGTTCCGCCGCGTGTGTGGGCTACGTTGTGCGGCGATGCTTACCAAGACAGTGTTGATACCCACCGCAGATGGCCAGGCCGACGCTTTCGCCGCGTTCCCCGACGGGGGCGGTGCGCACCCGGGGGTGCTGATGTACCCCGACGCGTTCGGCATACGGCCCGTCGTGCGGGACATGGCCCGCGAACTGGCCCGGCACGGGTACTACGTACTCGTCCCCAACTTCTTCTACCGGCACGGTCCGACCCCGGTTGTCGAGCTTCCCGAGCACATCGGGGGCGAGAACCGGTCCGCGATCTTCGCGCGGATCATGCCCATGATCGAGACGCACACGGCCGAACGTGTCCTGAGCGACGCCGAGGCCTGTCTCGGGTTCCTCGCCGACCAGCCCGAGGTCGCGGCCGGGCCGGTCGGGGTGACCGGCTACTGCATCGGCGGGCTGCTGGCGACGCGGACCGCCGCGGCGTACCCGGACCGGGTGGCCGCCGTCGCCGCGTTCCACGCTCCCGTACACGCCGACGGGCCGGACAGCTTCGCGAAACTCACCGCCCAGGTCCACTTCGGCCACGCCGAGGGCGACCTCACGCCGGAGACCCTCGGCGAACTCAACCGGGCCCTGGACGCCGCGGGGGTCGCGCACACCTCCGAGATCTACCCCGGCACCCTGCACGGCTTCACCATGGCGGACACCGATTCCTTCAACGCGGCCGCCCTGCAACAGCATTGGGACCGCCTGCTCACCCTCCTCGGCCGCACCCTGACCTCATCTCAGGCGTCCTGAGAGAAGGCAGGCTGCCAATGCAGGCTGCGGGCACGGGCGTTGGTGTCCGGTACGTCCTCCAGGGGGGCGGCGGTCAGGGGGTGAACGCCCACTTCACCATCAGGGGGAGTTCCTCCTGCCAGAACGCGTCGCCGTGGCCGCCGATCCGCTCGGTCATCACGACGTCCCCGCCCGCGTCACGCAGCGCGGCCGCCCATCGCCTCGCGTTCTCGCGGAAGAAGGGTTCCGACGTGCCAGCGACGAAGTACGCGCGCGGAAGCGGGGGCAGCAGGGGGGCCGAGGGGCGGTAGCCGGCGCCCGGCGAGGCGCAGAGGACCGCGCCGTGGAGTGCCGGGTGGCGGAGTCCGACGGCGAGCGCCAGTTCCCCGCCGGCGGAGACACCGAACACCGCGGTGCGCGCGGCGGGCGGTGCGAGTCCGAAGCGCGAGCGCGCCCATCGGCGGACGTCGTGGACGAAGAACTCCTCGTGCCGCGCGAACCGTTCGGGGTCGAGGTCCGGTGAGTACTCACGGAGCCGTACGTCCTCGTCGGCCGGCCGGTGCGCACCGACGAGCATCGTCGGCGGCACGTCGGCCGCCGCCTCCAGAGCCGCGGCCCACTGCGGGACCAGGTGGCCGTCACCGGCGAACACGACCGCCTCGGGCTCGGGCGGCGGGACGTACGCCGTGACCTTGCGGCCGGCGTCGTACCCGAGTGTCTCGGTGACGAGTTCTCCGGCGATGGACATGGTCAATCTCTTCTCGGCAGCGGGAGCGGGAGCGGGAGCGGGAGCGGCAGCCTGACGGTTGGACCAGAGAGGTTCTAGGGGCCCCACACGCCGATCGCGCTGAACAGCAACAGGCATGCCCCGGCCAGTAGTTGTGTCCACACGCTCACGCGGAGGCCGAGCTTGCGCAGGCCGAACGCGGAGACCAGGACCGCTCCGGCGAAGACCGCCACGGATGCGTAGATCGGGGTCGTCGAGGCGTGTGGGGTCGGTTCGTAGACGTTGACGTCGGAATGCGCCAGCCCGGTCAGAAGCGCCACGAACGCCAGGATCGTGTCCAGGAGCAGGAGCACCACCGCGCAGATGACGTCCTCACCTGCCGTAAGGCGGCGCGTAGTTGATGGGTCGCTCATGGCGGCATCCTCTCCGTCCGGGGAGGGGCGGGGCCTGAGTACGGGTACTCAGGCCCCGGTCCCGTAGCCGCTACGGAAGCGTGCCGTCCTCGGCCAACCGCTCGGCCGTGTGCTCCAGTTCGACGCTGTGGGAGCCCTTCACCAGGACGACGTCCCCCGGGCGGACCAGGTCGCGGGCCAGGGTCAGGGCCTCGTCGCGGTCGTGGGCGTGGGCCAGGGTCAGGGTGGGGTTGTCCTGTGCGGCCGCGCTCGCCAGCGTGCGGGCGTCGTCGGTGCCGACCGCGATCAGTACGTCGATCCCGGCGGCGGCGACCAGCCGGCCCACCCCCCGGTGCTCGTCCTCGCCGTCGGCGCCCAACTCTTTCATCTCGCCCAGGATCGCGACGGTCCTGCGCCCCTCCGACATGGCCGCCAGGGCCGTGAACGCGGCCCTCATCGAGTCGGGGTTCGCGTTGAACGCGTCGTTGACGATCCGTACCCCGTCCGCCCGGTCCGTGACCTCCATGCGCCCCGAGGCCACCAGCACCGCACGGGACAGCGCGCCCGCCACCTTCTCCGCCCCCATGCCCAGGCCGATCGCGACGGCCGCCGCGGCCAGCGCGTTCGACACGTGGTGCACGCCGTGCAGGGACAGGTCGACCCGCGCCCGCGCGCCCTCGGCGGCGAGGGTGAACGACGGGCGGCCCGAGGCGTCGACGGTGACGTCCAGGGCCCGTACGTCCGCCTCGTTCGCCACGCCGAAGGTCAGGACCCGGGCACGGGTACGGGACGCCATCGCGGCGACCAGCGGATCGTCGGCGTTGAGGACCGCCACCCCGTCCTCCGCGAGCGCCTCGACCAACTCCCCCTTCGCCAGGGCGATCTGCTCGCGCCCGCCGAACTCCCCGACGTGGGCCGTCCCCACGTTGAGGACCAGGCCGACGGCGGGCGGGGCGATCCGGGTCAGGTGAGCGATGTGGCCGACGCCGCGCGCGCCCATCTCCAGCACGACGTACCGGACGGACCGGTCCAGGTGGGTGACCGTCAGCGGCATGCCGATCTCGCCGTTGAACGACTTCACCGTCGCGATCGTCGGGCCGATCTCGGGAAGCACCTGGGCGAGCAGGTCCTTGGTGCTGGTCTTGCCCGCCGAGCCGGTCAGCCCGATCACCACCGCCTCGGGGACGGCGGCCAGGACGGTACGGGCCAGCGCGGCGAGCGCGTCCAGCACGTCGTCCACGACGATCGCCGGGACACCGACGGGACGGGTGGCCAGGACCGCCACCGCGCCGGCCCGCACCGCGTTCACCGCGAAGGTGTGCCCGTCGGCGTGCTCGCCGGGCAGCGCCGCGAACAGGCCACCGGGCTCCACCGCGCGCGAGTCCACGACGGTGGGGGCGCTCACCAGGACGGAGGGGTCGGGCACGTCGTGCAGGCGGCCGCCGACGGCCGCCGCGACGGCTTCGAGGGAAAGGGGGATCACGGGACAGGTCCTCCGCATCGACAAGGTGTGCCCGGCACGGCCCCACCGGCCGAGCGGTCCGGACCCGAGACCGGTCCGGCCCTGCCGACCGTAACCCCTCCACCCCCGGGAGCTGCGGAGACGTGCCAGGGAGGAGGGAGACCCGGGCCCGGGCGAGCGGCCGGTTATCGACCTCACGGTTGGCCAAATCCGCTGATTCGCAAGCGAGTTGCCTGGCCATAGATCAACCGTGCTGAAACGGAAGAAATTCGGTGTCCTGGTCGCGACGGCGGCCCTGGTCGGTGTGACGGCGGCCGCGACCCCGCCGAGCCGGGCCGACCGGCCGGCCCACACCACCCGCTCCCCCGCGTCGGCGGCCGGGTCCCGCCCGGCCCTGCCCGACACCACCGACGGGGCCTTCCTCCAGCAGGTCGTGAAGGCGGTCAACCGGTACCGCGCGAGACATGGCGCCCCGCCGGTGCGGCTGGACGGAAAGCTGAACGCGTACGCCAAGTCCCGTGCCCGGCAGGTGTCTTCGCACGAGCGGTTGCACGAGGGCCACCGGGGCCTGGACCGGCGGTACGGCGAGAACCTGTACTGGACGGGCTCCGCCGAACGGAACCGGCTGCC includes these proteins:
- a CDS encoding MarR family winged helix-turn-helix transcriptional regulator, encoding MSQSGPGVDLDTSLGYLLKEASSALRTAMEEVLRPLGMTVTHYSCLELLAQRPGLSNSELARGAFVTRQSMNVLLQTLERDGYVTRPAAAPVGKVLPARLTASGRRSLETASAAVRAVELRMLAGLTEAERSDAFRILRSMARSLRDGADGAGGSGGSGGT
- a CDS encoding UDP-N-acetylmuramoyl-tripeptide--D-alanyl-D-alanine ligase, producing MIPLSLEAVAAAVGGRLHDVPDPSVLVSAPTVVDSRAVEPGGLFAALPGEHADGHTFAVNAVRAGAVAVLATRPVGVPAIVVDDVLDALAALARTVLAAVPEAVVIGLTGSAGKTSTKDLLAQVLPEIGPTIATVKSFNGEIGMPLTVTHLDRSVRYVVLEMGARGVGHIAHLTRIAPPAVGLVLNVGTAHVGEFGGREQIALAKGELVEALAEDGVAVLNADDPLVAAMASRTRARVLTFGVANEADVRALDVTVDASGRPSFTLAAEGARARVDLSLHGVHHVSNALAAAAVAIGLGMGAEKVAGALSRAVLVASGRMEVTDRADGVRIVNDAFNANPDSMRAAFTALAAMSEGRRTVAILGEMKELGADGEDEHRGVGRLVAAAGIDVLIAVGTDDARTLASAAAQDNPTLTLAHAHDRDEALTLARDLVRPGDVVLVKGSHSVELEHTAERLAEDGTLP
- a CDS encoding CAP family protein; protein product: MLKRKKFGVLVATAALVGVTAAATPPSRADRPAHTTRSPASAAGSRPALPDTTDGAFLQQVVKAVNRYRARHGAPPVRLDGKLNAYAKSRARQVSSHERLHEGHRGLDRRYGENLYWTGSAERNRLPGPTAVKAWYDEVASYDFRAGGFSHATGHFTQLVWRGSKRIGAARATGRGGEWFENYVVVTFSPPGNVEGRFRENVQVKVR
- a CDS encoding aminoglycoside phosphotransferase family protein; its protein translation is MSDSGIEITAGLVRELLREQHPDLAGLPVREVAGGWGNQMWRLGDELAVRMPRMESVSDLLRKECRWLPVLAPRLPLPVPTPVRVGVPSARFPRPWSVTAWVHGEPLDTASISRGDHAADALAGFLRALHAEAPADAPASSDRGGHPKDCTDGFEHFLRSIAPGGLGPAADAPAVRAVWDDAVAAPAWEGPLVWVHGDLHPANVVVSDGTLSGVIDFDALFAGDPAWDLAAAWLLLPAGVGPRFFAAYGRADEATIRRARGLAAMKSLFLVLMGQNGEQGLPGGKPAWGPAGRAALARVLTPGPDRPTRA
- a CDS encoding DUF6221 family protein, which encodes MGPRGQGGPCPRTDPRPGPPHSRLGPGPRLRVRPPAEPYRSRTRSCCERHRGSARRTCFETPNSRASRRVPGGVPQGTAGRGGRTLHVALRGPARVLRRVEAKRRVLARHVLSPAVGDPELPWDDRDDT
- a CDS encoding dienelactone hydrolase family protein produces the protein MLTKTVLIPTADGQADAFAAFPDGGGAHPGVLMYPDAFGIRPVVRDMARELARHGYYVLVPNFFYRHGPTPVVELPEHIGGENRSAIFARIMPMIETHTAERVLSDAEACLGFLADQPEVAAGPVGVTGYCIGGLLATRTAAAYPDRVAAVAAFHAPVHADGPDSFAKLTAQVHFGHAEGDLTPETLGELNRALDAAGVAHTSEIYPGTLHGFTMADTDSFNAAALQQHWDRLLTLLGRTLTSSQAS
- a CDS encoding alpha/beta hydrolase; translation: MSIAGELVTETLGYDAGRKVTAYVPPPEPEAVVFAGDGHLVPQWAAALEAAADVPPTMLVGAHRPADEDVRLREYSPDLDPERFARHEEFFVHDVRRWARSRFGLAPPAARTAVFGVSAGGELALAVGLRHPALHGAVLCASPGAGYRPSAPLLPPLPRAYFVAGTSEPFFRENARRWAAALRDAGGDVVMTERIGGHGDAFWQEELPLMVKWAFTP
- a CDS encoding helix-turn-helix transcriptional regulator, yielding MTQEDAQLDSLVRKRIRALRVAQGWSLEELAGRANLSQSSLSRIENGPRRLALDQLVTLARALDTTLDQLVANAADDVVISPMIDVTHGLMRWPMKGDAGMSVMRQRLTDPPPDNPARMRAHPGREWLVVLSGTAVLMLGHRRFRVDTNQAAEFPTMTPHAIGAEGGPCEIMGIFDRDARRGHQKAAGADGTEADCGGFQGAGDQGPSGG
- a CDS encoding VOC family protein, with amino-acid sequence MPVTGPDFISLQARDLDASQAFYEQYLGLVRSPAGPPHAVVFKTAPIAFALRAVVPGTDLASAPRPGIGAAIWLHATDVQAIHDALGADGHTIVSAPADGPFGRTFTFADPDGYHVTLHDRT
- a CDS encoding DUF6234 family protein is translated as MSDPSTTRRLTAGEDVICAVVLLLLDTILAFVALLTGLAHSDVNVYEPTPHASTTPIYASVAVFAGAVLVSAFGLRKLGLRVSVWTQLLAGACLLLFSAIGVWGP